The proteins below come from a single Gimesia alba genomic window:
- a CDS encoding efflux RND transporter permease subunit: MSINRRRFWLLVSYLLLLLPLIGYGASQAMQTKVNSPIDWVSSSFPARNDYDQFCQVFGNSDTVIISWPECTIDNPDLDHFVKALRTADEFQDAQQQWYFERVISGRELYRSLNAPQMGLTTEEVHSRLRGTFIGADGKTTCIIVSFTPEGLQKRKALVASIRDALQQHCQLDTDQVHLAGPIIDGLEIDLASKDSLDRFVLPSTLIVLFICWICLRSFRAALLVFGLSLLAQGITLALIHYSGESITALLIVMPPLIQVLAVAGGIHLVNYYFDAVKDPSIKQPAAYAFQIGWLPCLLSAGTTAIGLASLLVSGLTPIRLFGGYAACGVLITTGLLLTLIPGMFSVWPIKNKPPKATESESSQSARHDVWFYLTAALNKQHLPIACVSLAAMAAAGFGISRINTSVRIETLFPEQSTILNDYHWLEDNVGSLVPIEVVLTCTPEAQLSFREQLLMVWNIEQELKKTENLNRTISTMTFAPRFPRPANLSTQLFQYQANEALLGMKSRFIDSGYLKEQEGQRQFRISTYVSSLNNADYNAYLDMIGNKVDTTIQSSFETVPPGIATQRTGIMPLVHEIQRQLMVDLFKSFLFAFVIIAVVMTIVQGGIVAGLVSMVSNVFPPLMIFGLLGWLSVSVDIGSVMTASVALGIAVDDTLHYLTFFRRRLDAGYSAVDSVLYAYRHCGKAMIQTSLICGLGLLVFAFSNFVPTSRFAWMMFGLLFMAILGDLIVLPALLLSPLGRFFTLATERDATEPSA, translated from the coding sequence ATGTCGATTAACCGAAGACGGTTCTGGTTACTGGTAAGCTACCTGCTCCTGCTGCTCCCTCTGATCGGCTACGGCGCCTCGCAGGCGATGCAGACCAAAGTCAACTCACCCATCGACTGGGTCAGCTCTTCCTTCCCCGCGCGCAATGACTACGATCAATTCTGTCAGGTGTTTGGAAACAGCGATACCGTCATCATCAGTTGGCCCGAATGCACGATTGACAACCCCGACCTGGATCACTTCGTCAAAGCCCTGCGCACCGCAGACGAATTTCAGGATGCACAGCAACAATGGTATTTCGAACGCGTCATTTCAGGACGCGAACTCTATCGTTCCCTGAATGCGCCTCAGATGGGTCTGACGACGGAAGAAGTTCACAGCAGACTACGCGGCACCTTCATCGGCGCAGATGGCAAAACCACCTGCATCATCGTCAGCTTTACGCCGGAAGGTTTGCAGAAACGGAAAGCATTGGTCGCTTCCATTCGCGACGCGTTACAGCAACACTGTCAACTCGACACAGATCAAGTTCATCTGGCAGGACCGATCATTGATGGCCTGGAAATTGATCTCGCCAGCAAAGATTCACTCGACCGTTTTGTACTCCCTTCCACGCTGATTGTGCTTTTCATCTGCTGGATCTGCCTGCGTTCGTTTCGGGCGGCCCTCCTGGTATTCGGACTTTCGTTACTCGCCCAGGGAATCACACTCGCCCTCATTCATTACAGCGGCGAAAGTATTACCGCCCTCCTGATTGTCATGCCCCCCTTGATTCAGGTGCTGGCGGTGGCGGGGGGCATTCATCTGGTCAACTATTATTTTGATGCCGTCAAAGATCCCAGCATCAAACAACCGGCGGCCTACGCGTTTCAAATCGGCTGGTTGCCCTGCCTGCTCTCTGCTGGTACGACCGCCATCGGACTCGCCTCACTCTTAGTCAGCGGGTTAACCCCGATCCGGCTGTTCGGAGGATACGCCGCCTGTGGCGTTCTGATTACCACCGGCTTACTGTTGACGCTCATCCCGGGTATGTTTTCTGTCTGGCCCATCAAAAACAAGCCCCCGAAAGCAACAGAGTCAGAGAGTTCCCAATCCGCGCGACATGACGTCTGGTTTTATTTAACAGCCGCACTCAACAAACAACATCTGCCCATTGCCTGTGTTTCACTGGCAGCGATGGCTGCAGCTGGTTTCGGTATTTCCCGAATCAACACGTCGGTCCGCATCGAAACGCTGTTTCCCGAACAGAGCACAATCCTGAATGACTATCACTGGCTGGAAGACAATGTCGGCTCCCTCGTTCCCATTGAAGTCGTTTTGACCTGCACGCCGGAAGCACAACTTTCGTTTCGGGAGCAGTTACTGATGGTCTGGAATATCGAACAGGAACTCAAAAAAACGGAAAACTTGAACCGAACGATTTCCACGATGACGTTCGCACCACGGTTCCCCCGCCCAGCCAATCTCTCGACTCAACTGTTTCAATACCAGGCCAACGAAGCTCTGCTGGGAATGAAATCACGGTTCATCGACTCAGGCTACCTGAAAGAACAGGAGGGGCAGCGTCAGTTTCGCATCAGCACGTATGTCAGTTCATTGAACAACGCCGACTATAATGCGTATCTGGATATGATCGGCAATAAAGTGGATACGACAATTCAAAGCTCGTTCGAAACCGTCCCCCCCGGCATTGCAACACAACGAACCGGCATCATGCCTTTAGTCCACGAAATCCAGCGTCAATTAATGGTTGATCTCTTCAAAAGTTTTCTGTTTGCCTTTGTGATCATCGCCGTCGTCATGACCATCGTTCAAGGTGGCATCGTCGCCGGCCTGGTCTCGATGGTCTCGAATGTCTTCCCCCCTCTGATGATCTTCGGCCTGTTAGGCTGGCTCTCCGTCTCTGTCGACATCGGCTCGGTAATGACGGCCAGTGTAGCACTCGGAATTGCCGTCGATGATACACTGCATTATCTGACGTTCTTTCGGCGTCGACTCGATGCAGGTTATAGTGCCGTCGATTCTGTGCTGTATGCCTATCGACATTGCGGCAAAGCGATGATCCAGACTTCACTGATCTGCGGCCTCGGTTTACTGGTCTTTGCCTTCAGCAATTTTGTTCCGACCTCACGCTTTGCCTGGATGATGTTCGGCCTGCTGTTTATGGCAATTTTGGGAGACCTGATCGTCTTACCGGCGCTCCTGTTAAGTCCCCTCGGACGATTCTTCACGTTGGCGACCGAACGGGATGCAACAGAACCGTCAGCCTAA